CGCGTTTTCGTCGCTGCGACGAAAGGCGAGCTACTCCCGTTCGCCACCGCTGCCGACGCCCGAATCCGCCGCCGCGACTCCCGTTCGTCGCCGCTACCGACGCCTAAatccgccgccgctgctgccgacGCCGTCCCGCAGCAAGCCAGCGACGGTTTTCTCCGGCCCTGCCAGCGACCCACACGGAGCTCGTTCCGCCGACGACCCGGAGATCCTTGGGCCGCACGAGCTCCTTCCACCGCCTACAGGGAGCTCCTCTCGCCGCCCCTCTTCTCCGGCCAAGCTGAATTCCTTTGTGAGTATGCACTACCCACCtcaccgccccctctctccttgtATTGCTAGATGCGCATGATGTGAGATCTATGGTTCTTGATGTGAGATTTAGGGTTCTTGGTTCATTTCAATAAAGTTTCTTGATTGCCCAATCTTGTTAGTTAGTAATTTTGTGGCTGCAATGCTCTAGCAATACTTGCAattctgtgtgtgtgtgtgtgtggtctTCCCTGACATGTGGATGGTGGAGACTTGGACTCACTCGAGTAGTCCAGAACGGGTGAACTATTACTTGTTAGTTTTACACATGTATGCATCAGTTCAGTGTGCATGCACTTTTACCTAATGTATTGCGTATCTGAACCAAGAGTAAGTATCAACTAAAGATGGAACAATACTGCTAATTTGAAACATCAAATACAGTAGCATGGTTCGCATATGCATTCTAGATATGATTTATTGCAAAACCAAGTTTAATAGCATTTGTTACAGAAGATTGTTTTGATCATTCAAAATTCTCTGAAGTTAATCTCAATTACAAGGAGAACAATATGTCCCATCGATACACTGGCACGTACTGTATTGTGCCAAGCATGTTAATTCGAAAATTCAGGTTTGTCCTGTTTGACATCCCGTAATACTCTTTTACTCTATCAAAAAATTAAACGTCTAAAAAATTCAGTTAAAACTTCAATTAACTCTCTTTTACTCTGTTTTTAGGTTTTAGTTAACTCTTGTTTTTAAGAGACTTTCATTTGTATAGACTTACTGGCACATTGTCTTCAACAGTAACCAGGCTACTGTTTACTATTTGCTGTACTGCATTTCCTTTGTTTTCAAGTAGCTGGAGTTCTCATTGTATGTCAGGATGTTCCTTATTAGCATTCCTTGTCATTGTTTGTAAACTTCCTAAGCTTATATATGAGGAAAGATGAGACTTGCGTGTGTCATAGTGAGGTTCAGTTTTGGTATAGTTGTTGTATGTTCTTAGTTGGCTGTTAGTAGGTGGCAACTTGAGAAGCAGGTTTAGTGATCGTTGTAGTTGGTCGGGTTTTCAGAATTCTCTTTGTTTTCTAATCTATACTTTGGCCTTCACTTCTTCATCCATTTCTTGTTCATAGTATAACTCAGTCCTCGTCCGTGCTCATGAGGAGGAACTCGTGAAGATCCTCGCGTACGAGTCGAGCGGACAAGTGCGGAGGAGGCGACGGGGGGCTGCACCTCACCATCCCGGGGAGCCCAAGCGGCATAGGTGCCCCGCCCTCCGCGAGGGAGCTGCGGACGGCGGACGGCTGACGGCGGACGGCGAGGGACAACCGGGGAGAACGTATGCATAGGAGATAAACCGAGatcttttatttcagattgtaagGATCCCAATGGATAAGATTTGAAGTGAAGAGGGTTTTTTTTGTAAATATGCAGTTGTTCAAACCCTCCGACGCCTTTTTTAcggatggagggagtacaagtTTAGTTTAAACTGTCAAAAAAGATTGTATTTTTATCCATTTGTGTTGAATATATTTGAATACATTAGTTTGTAAAACCAGTCTTCCAAATAAGTGTTTTGACAAGTGTTTTGGGTGAAAGGGGTTTTGTAGTGTTTTGAGTAGTGTTTTGGGTGATTGGTGTTTTCACCCAAAACACTTctcaaaacacacaaaaacacTGGCACCGAATGAGGCCtaaggaaaaggaaaaaaaaacccACTCCAGGAGTGTAGGCACGGCGTGCAGGACGGAGGCGGAGTATCACAGTATCACCGTTCTAGCCGCGGGAAAGGCACAGCGGCGCCTGCGCGAGTTCCGGCTCAAGTGTCGATAGGTAGGCACCCGTGCACTTGTTTTTCGGCTTTACCAACAACGGCCGTCGGGGATGGCAACACTGACCGCGCGCCGCCGGCGCCCGCCTAGGGTTCCGCCGGTTGGACGGAAACGCAGCGTAGGAGCCCATGGTCTTAATCAGAGAGGAAAAACTATCTACCACCCAAATTAAGCTCAGAATTGCCAAATTGGTTCGTCATTGTGATTTCCTCTTGTTTCAGTTTCAGTCAATGCCAATGGAAACGGTCCATAGAACCGACCAGGCAGGGATATCTGTTCATCGCGAAGATGATGCTAAAGACAAAGATGCATCGACAGCCGTGGAAGATGTTCAGGATGATGCTGAAGCCACAGATGGATCAACAACAGCTGAAGGGGAATCTACTTGCCGCGAAGATAACAGGAAAGACTCCAAGGATGGCTCGCCCACAGACATGTATGATCCATGGGACCCTCCCAACCCACCTCCTCATCCCTCAATAGAAGCCTTAACGTCCACTGGTGAGTTTATTACCCAGGTAAAGTAACTTGGCCCTCTCATATGATATGTATCATATTCCCTCCCTCTTCATATTGCACCTTTTGGTAGTGGTTCGTCACTGACAATTTCTCTCTTTTAGTATGAAAGACAAATTCGGAAATTCCTTGCTGAACTCAGAGGCACCAGTATAATTGTTCCGGACCGCACTCCTAAGGTTCTTTCTCTTGTTTgtttcatgattgacatatcaTCTGGCAGCTAACTGCATTCTTCGTGTCTTGCCGCGGTATTTATTTGTAGttatcctgcatggtgtaaaaaaTTAATTTGAAGGAACGCCCTTTTGTCATCCTTTCAGTTATTATATGAGTGTAGTTTTCGTCCTGAATTCTTAAAACCACCCAAACTGGGTCCATCAATTATCAATGTTGTGCGGTTGTCAGTCTTTATCAGCTGTTTTGGATGACATGGTGCCTACCGGCCACATCACTCACGTGTCTTCCACACCAACGATTCTCTCAAAATGAATCGGTAAATGTACTAGAAAATTCAGCATTTTATATAAGGACAAGGAATAGGAACCGTTCTAGAAAATGGGCGGAAACCACACACATATATATTGTATGAAAAAGAGCTTCCACAAATGAAAAAGGAGCATTTCAAAGAGCTCCGtattaaaatagaaaagaaatactgAGGAAACAaatatatgtttattttttctttaaATTTACATTTTGCTAAAGTTGTATTTTTCATAGATTCAGGTTTTCTAATAAATTGATGGATTATTATTATTTTCTTACATCCCAGAGAGATGGTGATAATGGTACATGCAAGCGTCACATCACTTAGAACTGCTTTTGAATGGATGAAACCATAAAGAGAGCTCACAACTGCACGGTATTGATAGTTAATGGATCAGCTTTTTATGACTTAAACGTTTAGGATGAAAGTTCCACTCAGACAATAGTTAAGGGATGCAAATTGCACGTTTTGTTTATTTCAGTAACATAAGATGTCTATAGAGAATACTTCTGTTGTTATGCTTTATTAAGTGGACAGCTGAACTGATTGCACTTCACCTTGTTAATAAATGGTGGATCTATGCAGGAGACACAGGCAAAATTTTGTAAGATATATGGCCCTTTGGGGAAGGCCCTCCAAAAAGATAGTGTTCCGTGCTTCCTTCAGCTCTTTCAAAAGTATAGAGAGCTCATGGTTTCTGGTTATATCTTCACGCCACAAGCCTTCGACGTGATAGTTACACACAGTGCCCTGCGTTGTGCGGAGTTAGTTTTGGAGGGCAAGGAGCCGAAGCTCTGTGGTCAGCGCGCCAACCCCAACTACATTACCTGCTTTGGATACTTCCCTCTCCACCAAGCTGCTGAGACATTCTCCACTGACATGGTTGAGTTACTGTTACGCTATGGTGCTTTGGCAAATCTACGAACCACAGGCGATAGAGTTATCGAGGGCCTCCTCCCACTCCATGTTGCCATTGAGAACACTTGCCAGCATAAGTATCTGGAGGACAATCTTATAGATGACCAGAGCTATGAGAAGGGAAATACCAAGTACATCTACAAGCTCATACATCTGCTTTGCCTGCCTGAGATGGTTTGTGTTGAATCCCTCCTTCCACCAGTTACTACTTTGGTTACATAAGAGTAATGAATCAGTTCAGGTTGTCAGATATTTAAATGCACTGTTCTAACAGGTCTTAAGAACTGCCAATTTGTTAGGAGTAATTTGTATAGTTCAACTCGTGAGAGTGAATAGTTTGCCTGTCAAAATTTCTTCTGTAATTTTGTCTATATGGGGCACCATTTCTTTTTAGTTAAGGGGAAATGAGTCAATTTTCTCTACAATCAAGTCTTTGTTGATTTAAAAATCTCCTTTATTGGTGACTTATGCAGAAGATCTTTTTGGACACGACTAGATTGCTCGCAACTCACACAAATGATGTAGTAGATGTGCTCTGGGATTACATCAAGCATGGGAAGCTTGTCCCTGCAGCTATTTTGCTCCTAGCTGCTCAGAGGCATTTCCGTGACCTAAATGGATTTGATACAATCAAGAAACAGATCATCAGTTCTTTGATTGCCCTACAAAGGGAATGGTGTGGATTAGGAAGTGGTAAAAATACCAAAGCAAAAAAGCAGTGGAAGGAGAAGAAAGTACGTTTTGATAATGCATTGATGCTTTTGAAGATAATTTTTAAAGCTGGTGAAGATCTTGATGCATATATTCAAGCTCATTCAGAGGTACCTGTTAGATCACAGCTTTATTGTCTTACACATCTATTTTTTCTATTGAATATTAATAATTTGGCTTTCATGAACTTGTGATATTGATTGTAGTGAGAGAATATTGGTTCTCTTGCTAACAAATATGAATATAACAAAACATACCTAGTGGACCCTCAGTCAAATTGTTTGGATTCCTACTTTTATGAAATATTTTTGAATCAACGTATCATCTATACATGTAGCAATAAACTGATCATGCTAGGGAAGTCAGAGATATTGAAACCATTTTCATGGTAGTAGGTACTGTCAGTTCTGACCTAAAAAATCGTTGCTGTTACCATTTCAGTTCAATTTAATGCATTTTGAGCTGTTTGATTGCTTTCTTATACTAATCTAAACAATTATTGCTGCATCCCAAAGTCCAAAACTCAAGCATGGCAAATAATCTGGTAAACCAAGAGTATTTCGTTTGGATCGAGTTACATTGCCAAACTTTGGGTATTTGTTCTTTGGTTTGAGGACCCAGAAAGCAAAGTTCTCATGGCTCTGCAGCTAGAACACTGAGACGACTGTTATCGTGATACTACACGttgtacaaaaataaaaataaaaaatatcatATGTAGGACATATTGTACTGTAATTCATCTGGTAGCCATTTAAAATATTTAGCAACATAAATATAAAGTAAAATTGACATAGGTTCACCACAACAATTAGCAGCTAGCAAGTCCATTGCATTAATTGATACAACGATAAACTGATATAATAATAGCATGTACCATGGCATGGCAATTGACAAAGAAATACCCCAAGTCACACAAGCCATTCCCAATGATCCACTCCACTCCCACTCTTACTTGTCTTCAAACTCCAACAACTCATGGAGTGGTCTTCACCTCCTCCCAAGAAAAAGATGCATTGATGCTGGGCATCAACTTAGTTCCATGAAATATTATCCTCACCTGCATACAATATCCCAAACTTACTGGTATCTCCGCGAAGCTACTCACTGTCCCACTAGAAATCTACTTGGAAGAGAGGGTTAGCTCTGTTATACTGTACATATGATACTTGTGTCTATTGTATGACATGTAAATGAAGTCATTCGATTTCTTCTGCTCACGCATGTTCCTCTTCGTCCGATGAATCTGAATCACACCCTTAATGTTGCGGTGTTGCCTCATTGTTGTCTCTGATAATTTGAGCAACATTCTGCACATTGATATCATTACCTCCCTCATGTGCCTATACTTTCTATCTGACCACGCATCCACGTTCCTTCCTCTACTCGCTTACATCCTTCTAGACGTTGGCATGTCATGGACCCCTCACTTCATGATAGGTGGCTAGCTTCAACCCATGCCCATATTACCCAAAATGTGCAATGGGTAATATAGCTTGGTCCATCTCCCAAATGTCTGGTCTTGTTTCTTGAAAGTGACTGTTAGTGTTAGATTGATATATGTGTTAAAGTGATGGTTCCTTCTGTAATGTTGTTAGATTTAGTCCATGATGCTGGACTTAGTAAATGTTGTCTTGATTGCTGTCTTCGAATTACAAAACATAATGATTTAATAATGATAAGGATATGAGTTTACTCCTATATACATGACCTGTTGGGTTTATGGAACAAGTCTGTAGAGAGCACATGAGTTGTGTCGGCTTGAATATGTATCAAGTATAAAAATGTAAGGCAAAACCTTTGTTACTGGATTTACAAAAGAAACATATTATGCAGGCATCTCATCAGGAGGTCCTTGGAAAAGTGTCAGCAGTTCTCCAAAATTATGATGTTGGTCCTTGTGGAAAAGGAACTTGCATTGACGACTTCGACTGGTTTGATTTTTCTTGCCTTCTGCATCTATGGTCGCTACCTTTTTGTACATATAGACGATTTATGTAACAATCTTCTAATTAATTCTTCCGCATACTCTTGAAGCTGCCCATATGATTATGGAGTTCCAGACAGCATCTCACATAAACATGGTGCGTCTGTGTTTCATAGCCCTATATTTTTACTGTGCTTAACATATTTTATTTTGCAAAATAAGCTGTAATAATTCTATAATGGTAAACAGGGGATGCAGGTTTGTCCATGGCAGCCATAGGATCTCTGGAAGTTGAGGCAAACAATGTAAGGATATTTGACGGAGTGCCTCTTGACTTGTCTATTTTTTTTCTGCATGCTGATTACCGTTTTTAATGAATTTaaaacgttgaccaacgggggaatgatccctcccttggctatacATTGTTAGGTAGGATGAGACTCTCCTAGCGGATGGGCGCTAGGATGATAACCCGGTTTTAAAGTTCGCCCCTCCCTGCGAAATTACCGCGAGATGGGGATTCAAACCCGGGTGGGTTAGCTGCGCACTCgcttgccttgccactgagctttcTCCTGTTTTTAATGAATTTAGTCTATTTTATTTTCAGTTCTTTCTGCTGTTTATATGTTGAGATTGAGGAGAAAAAACTGTTCAACTTCATTTGAATGGTAGTTTCTGTTAGAGGAGACTGAAGTTCACCACTGTAGTGGCATTCAAATATTCTACTTCAGCGTATCATCCCATAATTTAGTGGCACATGTTTATtacactcttgttttatctttctcttAGAATAACTGTGGTCAAATTTTATGGGCAAGACACAAACATGCTCTAGACTTATTTTAAAGATAGGAAACGAATGCCAACTTCCACTTCTTCCTGCTGCGTGGTACGAATGCGGTCACTACCCTCGCTTCTTGCTTCTATTTAGTAACATTCCTTCCCTTTTATACTAGAAAGCCGTTCTCGCTTGAGGCTATTATATGACGTACGTGAACTACCATTTTCATTAGGAGCCACCCTTTAACGAGATAATTCCCATTAATCCATTTTTGGGATGCTGGGAAGATCCCTTGTATCAAAAAGATCAAGTAAGATATATAGGATTAGCTATAATGATAGCAACCTTCATAACCACTAATGTACTTATACCATGAATAACTAAACAAGTAGTGATTCCTCTGCGCGTGATAAAATGAAATGCTAAATAACATAGTACTCTTAAAAGAGAATCAAAGGAGAGATACGAAAAGACTAGAAACTTCGTGATTTCAGAATCTCATATATAGTCTATTCCCTTTTTGTAGTATGATTGAATAAGAACAGCTAAGGACAAATCTGGTCTGGGGTGTTCAGGAAGTTTTGTTTGTAGTCGTCTGTGCCTGCTGTTAAGCATGTGATTGCACACCAAATGGAAGTTCCCTGTCTAGTTCAAAGAACTTAACCTAGTCACCCTTTTTTATGTGATTGTTCTTGACATAGTAATCCAGATGCAGGCTTTTACAGCAGAGGAGGGGTTGAAtgacaattgttttgctagtccacaACAACGCAATGAGAATAACTTGGTTTAAACCTTATAAGAACCTTGTGCATGTTGTTGAAATATATACTAATATACATCTTGTATTTTATTGACGTCTCTATTGTGGCTATTTATGGGTTAACCAGGTTGTGATAAATGAGCCACGCAGAGGACAGAACCTCCCATATGCAAGAGATCAGTTCTTACCTATATGGAGATCGGTATTAA
This Lolium perenne isolate Kyuss_39 chromosome 1, Kyuss_2.0, whole genome shotgun sequence DNA region includes the following protein-coding sequences:
- the LOC127325744 gene encoding uncharacterized protein — its product is MPMETVHRTDQAGISVHREDDAKDKDASTAVEDVQDDAEATDGSTTAEGESTCREDNRKDSKDGSPTDMYDPWDPPNPPPHPSIEALTSTGEFITQYERQIRKFLAELRGTSIIVPDRTPKETQAKFCKIYGPLGKALQKDSVPCFLQLFQKYRELMVSGYIFTPQAFDVIVTHSALRCAELVLEGKEPKLCGQRANPNYITCFGYFPLHQAAETFSTDMVELLLRYGALANLRTTGDRVIEGLLPLHVAIENTCQHKYLEDNLIDDQSYEKGNTKYIYKLIHLLCLPEMKIFLDTTRLLATHTNDVVDVLWDYIKHGKLVPAAILLLAAQRHFRDLNGFDTIKKQIISSLIALQREWCGLGSGKNTKAKKQWKEKKVRFDNALMLLKIIFKAGEDLDAYIQAHSEASHQEVLGKVSAVLQNYDVGPCGKGTCIDDFDCCPYDYGVPDSISHKHGDAGLSMAAIGSLEVEANNVVINEPRRGQNLPYARDQFLPIWRSVLKARFITRVYPSYIPKKELPYILDDRNREQPNNRRSSQIRVGVLGLLERSFPKVASNRKLASTHQSRRLFSAASTALKMLKHA